The proteins below come from a single Mangifera indica cultivar Alphonso chromosome 16, CATAS_Mindica_2.1, whole genome shotgun sequence genomic window:
- the LOC123199671 gene encoding ras-related protein Rab11D: MASGGYGDPNQKIDYVFKVVLIGDSSVGKSQILSRFARNEFTLDSKATIGVEFQTRTLVIEHKSVKAQIWDTAGQERYRAVTSAYYRGAVGAMLVYDITRRQSFDNIPRWLEELRGHADKNIVIILIGNKSDLEDQRAVPTEDAKEFAEKEGLFFLETSALQATNVETAFMTVLTEIFNIVNKKNLTAEEGQGNGNPANLTGKKILIPGPAQEIPAKGNVCCRT; this comes from the exons ATGGCTTCTGGAGGCTATGGAGATCCCAACCAAAAGATAGACTATGTCTTCAAAGTTGTATTAATCGGTGACTCTTCCGTTGGCAAGTCTCAGATTCTTTCAAGGTTTGCAAGAAATGAATTCACTTTGGATTCCAAGGCCACCATTGGAGTTGAGTTTCAAACTCGAACTTTAGTTATTGAACATAAGAGCGTTAAGGCTCAGATCTGGGACACTGCTGGCCAAGAACG ATACAGAGCTGTTACAAGTGCATATTATAGAGGTGCTGTTGGGGCAATGCTGGTTTATGACATAACAAGACGCCAAAGCTTTGACAACATACCCCGTTGGCTGGAAGAGCTGCGAGGCCATGCTGATAAGAATATTGTTATCATTCTGATTGGAAACAAGAGTGATCTTGAAGACCAGCGTGCTGTTCCCACAGAGGATGCCAAAGAATTTGCAGAGAAGGAAGGGCTGTTCTTCTTAGAGACCTCAGCATTGCAAGCAACTAACGTTGAGACTGCCTTCATGACTGTGTTGACTGAGATTTTCAATATTGTGAACAAGAAGAATCTAACAGCTGAAGAAGGTCAAGGCAATGGCAACCCCGCAAACCTCACTGGCAAGAAGATCCTTATTCCAGGACCTGCGCAGGAAATCCCAGCTAAGGGGAACGTGTGCTGTAGAACATGA